From the genome of Nicotiana sylvestris chromosome 2, ASM39365v2, whole genome shotgun sequence, one region includes:
- the LOC104226777 gene encoding L-ascorbate oxidase homolog, whose protein sequence is MGKVALFYLICGILVFGSVSVVKAEDAYRYFTWTATYGTASPLGVPQQIILINGQFPGPKLDLITNENVILNLINKLDEPLLLTWNGIKQRKNSWQDGVLGTNCPIPPNSNYTYKFQMKDQIGSYTYFPSTQLHRAVGGFGALNIYARSVIPVPYAKPAGDFSLLIGDWYKSSHKVLRQILDSGKSLPFPSGLLINGQKQSSFTGDQGKTYMFRISNVGLKNTFNFRIQGHKMRVVEVEGSHVIQSLYDSLDVHVGQSMSVLVTLDQPPKDYYIVASTRFTRTVLTATAVLHYSNSQTSVSGPMPSAPAGQMHWSMLQARTFRWNLTANAARPNPQGTFHYGKITISRSFVLANSAPLINGKLRYAVNRVSYVNPDTPLKLADHFNIPGVFSLNSIQTFPSDGSPYLATAVFPASHHDFIEIVFQNNEATMQSWHLDGYDFWVVGFGSGTWTQASRNKYNLVDAPTRHTTQVYPKSWTAILVSLDNQGMWNLRSAMWDRQYLGQQVYLRVYNPTQSLANEYYIPTNALLCGKAAGRHP, encoded by the exons ATGGGGAAAGTTGCTCTTTTTTATTTGATTTGTGGAATCTTGGTTTTTGGGAGTGTTTCTGTGGTGAAAGCAGAGGATGCTTATAGATATTTTACATGGACTGCTACTTATGGAACTGCTTCTCCACTTGGTGTTCCTCAGCAG ATAATCCTGATCAATGGTCAATTCCCTGGTCCAAAACTTGATCTTATCACTAATGAGAATGTAATCCTCAACCTCATTAATAAGTTGGACGAGCCTCTTCTACTGACATG GAACGGAATCAAACAAAGGAAGAACTCATGGCAAGATGGAGTTTTGGGAACTAATTGTCCCATTCCTCCAAATTCAAATTACACTTACAAGTTTCAAATGAAAGATCAGATTGGAAGCTATACATACTTCCCTTCAACTCAATTGCACAGAGCTGTTGGTGGTTTCGGCGCACTTAACATATATGCAAGATCAGTAATCCCAGTTCCATATGCTAAACCTGCTGGAGATTTCAGTTTACTTATTGGTGATTGGTACAAAAGCAGCCATAAG GTATTGCGGCAAATATTGGACTCAGGGAAGTCTCTTCCTTTTCCTAGCGGCCTCCTCATAAATGGACAGAAGCAGTCCAGCTTCACTGGAGATCAAG GAAAAACATACATGTTCAGGATCTCTAATGTAGGtttaaaaaatacttttaacTTCAGAATTCAGGGCCACAAGATGAGAGTCGTCGAGGTTGAAGGATCTCACGTGATTCAGAGCCTCTATGATTCTCTTGATGTCCATGTGGGTCAATCTATGTCTGTCCTTGTTACATTGGATCAACCTCCAAAGGACTACTACATTGTTGCTTCCACAAGGTTCACAAGGACTGTTCTTACTGCTACTGCAGTTCTCCACTACTCTAACTCTCAGACGTCCGTTTCTGGACCCATGCCATCTGCTCCAGCTGGCCAAATGCATTGGTCTATGTTGCAAGCCAGAACATTCAG GTGGAATCTGACAGCAAATGCAGCTAGACCAAATCCTCAGGGTACATTCCACTATGGAAAAATTACAATATCAAGGAGTTTTGTGCTGGCTAACTCTGCACCTCTTATCAATGGGAAGCTGAGATATGCAGTGAATAGGGTCTCTTATGTTAATCCTGATACTCCACTAAAACTTGCTGATCACTTCAACATCCCCGGTGTGTTCAGCTTGAACTCCATTCAAACTTTTCCCTCAGATGGTTCTCCTTACCTAGCCACAGCTGTGTTTCCAGCTTCTCACCATGACTTCATTGAAATCGTTTTCCAAAACAATGAAGCTACTATGCAATCTTGGCATCTTGATGGCTATGATTTCTGGGTTGTCGG TTTTGGATCTGGCACATGGACACAAGCAAGTAGAAATAAGTACAATCTTGTTGATGCTCCTACTAGGCATACTACACAG GTCTATCCAAAATCTTGGACTGCTATATTGGTATCATTGGACAACCAAGGAATGTGGAATTTGAGGTCAGCTATGTGGGATAGGCAATATCTTGGACAACAGGTGTACCTCAGGGTCTACAACCCAACCCAAAGTCTAGCTAATGAATATTACATACCTACTAATGCTCTTCTCTGTGGCAAAGCTGCTGGTCGACATCCTTAA
- the LOC138885446 gene encoding uncharacterized protein, which produces MSNVNDNNQQNLQHQENQEHQENQQGDGTPFENDQAIDEALKKLIAQQVSNALQAFANQLSVIPPTPTPNNNTMENPRSGLVNSGSGGTPNESHDGGSDSFIKAYLGAQKVEKRMEDIFKIKQRDTEPLREFIDRFQRERMMLPRAPDNWAAMAFASNLNEKSSEATRRLKESLREFPATAWNDVYNRYNTKPRIEENTIIQSRKDERVSSRRAKTEKRSGKNRYEPYMDQQDGIVQNRKTQGMILDQDIESQVHYQGYKKNKTCEIHEIMTEARKKKSAATILILLQGEVEHLLKQGYLTELFSKKGKQAYMKNKQEPPKPPSPKRMVNVISGGEEINGVTYTATKKVSKITVTHAKRVRRVLKEDSSSMNIILLRVVNEMQVDDKLIPKAHTLSSFDNLSVVTKREIILTTFVEGVVKDTKFQVLEMDRAYNIILGRPWIHEMDDVPSILHQVIKFPSLWGIPQIRGDQQASQSINTMADSRAKRDKK; this is translated from the exons ATGTCGAATGTCAACGACAACAACCAACAAAATTTACAGCACCAAGAAAATCAGGAACATCAGGAAAATCAACAAGGCGATGGAACTCCA TTTGAGAATGATCAAGCTATTGATGAAGCTTTGAAAAAATTAATTGCTCAACAGGTCAGTAATGCTCTTCAGGCTTTTGCTAACCAGTTGTCGGTTATACCACCAACACCAACTCCAAACAACAACACCATGGAAAATCCTCGCTCAGGACTCGTTAACTCAGGTAGTGGAGGAACTCCCAACGAATCTCATGATGGAGGATCAG attcatttatcaaagcatacttgggagctcaaaaagttgaaaagcgaatggaggacattttcaaaataaaacaaagagataCGGAGCCGCTTAGGGAATTCATAgacagattccagcgtgaaaggatGATGTTGCCACGTGCACCGGATAACTGGGCGGCTATGGCCTTTGCCAGTAATCTaaatgaaaaaagctcggaagctacgaggagactcaaAGAAAGCTTACGAGAATTTCCAGCAACagcttggaatgatgtttataatagATACAACACAAAGCCGCGGATAGAAGAAAATACTATCATTCAGTCTCGGAAAGATGAAAGAGTGAGTTCAAGACGAGCTAAAActgaaaaaaggtccggtaaaaacaggtacgagcctTATATGGACCAGCAGGACGGGATTGTTCAAAACAGGAAAACCCAAGGTATGATCTTAGATCAAGATATAGAGAGCCAGGTTCATTATCAAGGTTATAAAAAGAACAAAACATGCGAGATACACGAGATAATGACAGAAGCTCGAAAGAAAAAATCGGCGGCTACAATTTTAAT ATTGTTACAAGGTGAAGTAGAACATTTACTAAAACAAGGGTACTTAACTGAATTGTTTAGTAAAAAGGGAAAAcaagcatatatgaagaataAGCAGGAACCGCCAAAACCTCCTTCACCAAAAAGGATGGTTAATGTCATAAGTGGAGGGGAAGAGATCAATGGCGTAACATATACGGCAACAAAGAAAGTGTCAAAAATTACAGTTACCCATGCGAAGCGAGTTCGACGGGTTTTGAAAGAAGATA GTAGTTCTATGAATATCATTCTGTTGAGAGTGGTAAACGAGATGCAAGTTGATGATAAGCTGATACCCAAGGCACACACCTTGTCTAGTTTTGACAACTTGAGCGTCGTAACAAAAAGGGAGATAATACTCACCACATTCGTAGAAGGAGTAGTCAAAGACACCAAATTTCAAGTATTAGAAATGGATAGGGCTTACAACATAATTCTCGGcagaccatggattcacgaaatGGATGATGTTCCATCTATTTTACATCAAGTTATCAAGTTTCCTTCCCTATGGGGAATACCGCAAATCCGTGGTGACCAACAAGCTTCTCAAAGCATTAACACCATGGCAGATTCAAGGGCAAAAAGAGAcaaaaaatag